A stretch of Hydractinia symbiolongicarpus strain clone_291-10 chromosome 9, HSymV2.1, whole genome shotgun sequence DNA encodes these proteins:
- the LOC130656155 gene encoding RNA transcription, translation and transport factor protein-like → MLKRKLSALGYHHPDAFNINNEIEVRNFVVWLEDKKIRLYKIEERDALRDVESSCWVEALKKYLADLNCPVENISNKLSVMNWLISHAVQVEYEENVTMYKCYRDIQKRTVRNKHFFESLNSDDSELKAGVESLRQLFQIPECKNTLVVLQAITKLIQMRLTAEAIDRHVKERPEKNIAYLSLENSTLGFDTKDPSVNDAAKIIRLLQIHNLRKLQTRINQAIVAVQKLSANPKTDQSLGKVGR, encoded by the exons ATGCTCAAAAGAAAACTCAGCGCACTTGGTTATCATCATCCAGACGCTTTCAACATTAACA ACGAAATAGAGGTGCGAAATTTTGTCGTATGGTTAGAAGATAAAAAGATTAGACTTTACAAAATAGAAGAAAGGGATGCCCTCCGTGACGTCGAAAGTAGTTGTTGGGTTGAAGcattaaaaaaa TATTTAGCTGACCTGAATTGTCCCGTCGAAAATATTAGTAACAAGTTATCTGTTATGAACTGGTTGATTAGTCATGCCGTACAAGTAGAGTATGAAGAAAatg TCACAATGTACAAATGCTACAGAGACATACAAAAGCGAACAGTTAGAAATAAGCACTTTTTTGAGTCATTAAAta GCGACGATTCCGAATTGAAAGCTGGAGTGGAATCTTTACGTCAGTTGTTCCAGATTCCAGAGTGCAAAAATACTTTAGTAGTCCTGCAG GCGATTACAAAGCTGATACAAATGCGGTTAACTGCTGAAGCAATAGATCGTCACGTTAAAGAAAGG ccGGAAAAAAACATTGCTTATCTTTCTTTGGAAAACAGCACACTTGGTTTTGACACCAAAG ACCCTTCTGTAAACGATGCAGCCAAGATTATTCGACTGCTACAAATACATAATTTACGAAAATTACAAACAAGGATCAACCAAGCAATTGTTGCTGTCCAAAAGTTAAGTGCTAACCCAAAAACCGATCAGTCTTTGGGAAAAGTCGGAAGATAA
- the LOC130656167 gene encoding uncharacterized protein LOC130656167 isoform X1 — MSFADKYKKAIIFLAVVLLITVLLVLLYLILKKGMCNCFGDKKKTDEEEGLYTDTGEDEEEEHDDKELDIEDDDLPPPADECPPNFAPEVVVTEAAFIPEKKSKKKHFSSMLKKIKKPKGNVHFASESTALVETPAGSQDSGYGTTLAPLRRTDSMESFMSGMSTVTTNVEEFGEELSPSRIQISIEYDPKKWCLAVGAKQAECLITTGKEKMYWQVHITLLPFKKQRFKTRYKSSSTPIFNQTFDVENIAQQALSQLSVRFRIYGRPGRAGRKKLAGETEVELSHIMQMEDNIIKDWRVLKRKTVGEPKRETVV; from the exons ATGT CTTTTGCGGATAAGTACAAAAAGGCGATTATATTTCTGGCAGTTGTTTTGCTCATCACTGTTCTACTGGTGCTGCTGTATCTAATACTTAAAAAAGGCATGTGTAATTGCTTCGGGGACAAAAAAAAGACAGATGAAGAGGAAGGTCTCTACACTGATACAGGTGAGGATGAGGAAGAAGAGCATGATGATAAGGAACTTGATATTGAAGATGATGATTTACCTCCACCTGCTGACGAATGCCCACCTAATTTTGCCCCAGAAGTCGTTGTCACTGAAGCTGCTTTTAttccagaaaaaaaatcaaaaaaaaaacatttttcttccatgttaaagaaaataaaaaaacctaaaGGAAATGTTCACTTTGCGTCTGAAAGTACTGCCCTTGTCGAAACACCTGCTGGCTCACAAGATTCGGGATATGGTACAACTCTTGCCCCATTAAGAAGGACCGACTCTATGGAAAGTTTTATGTCTGGTATGTCGACCGTCACAACAAATGTAGAAGAATTCGGTGAAGAACTGTCACCGAGTCGAATCCAAATTTCCATAGAATACGACCCTAAGAAGTGGTGTCTTGCAGTAGGAGCTAAGCAAGCAGAATGTCTTATAACGACTGGAAAGGAAAAAATGTACTGGCAGGTTCATATAACGCTACTTCCTTTTAAGAAACAAAGGTTTAAAACCAGGTATAAGTCATCGTCGACTCCTATCTTTAACCAAACATTTGATGTAGAAAATATCGCGCAACAAGCCTTGTCACAGTTGTCTGTTCGTTTCCGTATTTATGGTCGACCAGGTCGTGCTGGTCGGAAGAAACTTGCAGGTGAAACGGAGGTTGAACTGTCACACATTATGCAAATGGAAGATAATATTATTAAAGATTGGAgagtattaaaaagaaaaactgtaGGCGAACCCAAAAGAGAAACAGTAGTGTGA
- the LOC130656167 gene encoding uncharacterized protein LOC130656167 isoform X2 — MCNCFGDKKKTDEEEGLYTDTGEDEEEEHDDKELDIEDDDLPPPADECPPNFAPEVVVTEAAFIPEKKSKKKHFSSMLKKIKKPKGNVHFASESTALVETPAGSQDSGYGTTLAPLRRTDSMESFMSGMSTVTTNVEEFGEELSPSRIQISIEYDPKKWCLAVGAKQAECLITTGKEKMYWQVHITLLPFKKQRFKTRYKSSSTPIFNQTFDVENIAQQALSQLSVRFRIYGRPGRAGRKKLAGETEVELSHIMQMEDNIIKDWRVLKRKTVGEPKRETVV, encoded by the coding sequence ATGTGTAATTGCTTCGGGGACAAAAAAAAGACAGATGAAGAGGAAGGTCTCTACACTGATACAGGTGAGGATGAGGAAGAAGAGCATGATGATAAGGAACTTGATATTGAAGATGATGATTTACCTCCACCTGCTGACGAATGCCCACCTAATTTTGCCCCAGAAGTCGTTGTCACTGAAGCTGCTTTTAttccagaaaaaaaatcaaaaaaaaaacatttttcttccatgttaaagaaaataaaaaaacctaaaGGAAATGTTCACTTTGCGTCTGAAAGTACTGCCCTTGTCGAAACACCTGCTGGCTCACAAGATTCGGGATATGGTACAACTCTTGCCCCATTAAGAAGGACCGACTCTATGGAAAGTTTTATGTCTGGTATGTCGACCGTCACAACAAATGTAGAAGAATTCGGTGAAGAACTGTCACCGAGTCGAATCCAAATTTCCATAGAATACGACCCTAAGAAGTGGTGTCTTGCAGTAGGAGCTAAGCAAGCAGAATGTCTTATAACGACTGGAAAGGAAAAAATGTACTGGCAGGTTCATATAACGCTACTTCCTTTTAAGAAACAAAGGTTTAAAACCAGGTATAAGTCATCGTCGACTCCTATCTTTAACCAAACATTTGATGTAGAAAATATCGCGCAACAAGCCTTGTCACAGTTGTCTGTTCGTTTCCGTATTTATGGTCGACCAGGTCGTGCTGGTCGGAAGAAACTTGCAGGTGAAACGGAGGTTGAACTGTCACACATTATGCAAATGGAAGATAATATTATTAAAGATTGGAgagtattaaaaagaaaaactgtaGGCGAACCCAAAAGAGAAACAGTAGTGTGA